Proteins encoded by one window of Pseudostreptobacillus hongkongensis:
- the recR gene encoding recombination mediator RecR — MEKIDELIKVLSNLKGIGKKNATRIAFDILTKDEEEISYILNTIKDSYENIKPCKICFNLTDNEICNICSDEKRDQTVICVVEDTRDIYAFNKTSSFNGLYHVLGGRISPLNGIGVEDLNIKELLSRVDKGVNEVILALNPDLEGETTILYLTKLLSDKNVKISRIASGIPIGGNIEYSDSATLVQSLEGRVYIK; from the coding sequence ATGGAAAAAATAGATGAATTGATAAAAGTTTTATCTAATTTAAAAGGGATAGGAAAAAAGAATGCAACAAGAATTGCATTTGATATATTAACAAAAGATGAAGAAGAAATATCGTACATTTTAAATACCATAAAAGATAGTTATGAAAATATTAAACCTTGTAAGATTTGTTTTAATTTAACTGATAATGAAATATGTAATATATGTAGTGATGAAAAAAGAGATCAAACTGTTATATGCGTAGTAGAAGATACAAGAGATATATATGCATTTAATAAGACTAGTTCATTTAACGGGCTATATCATGTTTTAGGAGGAAGAATTTCTCCTTTAAATGGAATAGGTGTTGAAGATCTAAATATTAAAGAATTACTTTCAAGAGTAGATAAAGGAGTAAATGAAGTAATACTAGCCTTAAATCCAGATCTTGAAGGAGAAACTACAATACTATATTTAACTAAATTATTATCGGATAAAAATGTTAAAATTAGTAGGATAGCAAGTGGAATACCTATAGGGGGTAATATAGAATATTCTGATAGTGCTACTTTAGTTCAATCATTAGAAGGTAGAGTATATATAAAATAA
- the pykF gene encoding pyruvate kinase PykF, translating into MKIKMTKVVCTIGPKSEKKEVLKELVLNGMNVMRLNFSHGDFEEHGARIKTIREISQETGKFVAILLDTKGPEIRTGSHAQGDVKYDLVEGQDFVITTDYSFLGTPEKISVSYPNMTKDLKPGDTILLDDGLIGLEVKEIKGNEIFCKVKNSGQLGQKKGVNLPGVSVSLPALAEKDKNDLKFGCEVGVDYIAASFIRKASDVAEVRRVLDENGGEHIKIISKIENQEGIDNFDEILELSDGIMVARGDLGVEIPVEEVPFAQKMMIRKCNAVGKPVITATQMLDSMQKNPRPTRAEAGDVANAILDGTDAVMLSGESANGKYPVEAVRTMATISAKTDEYGVPKIYYTHDVTITEAISKGSVEAAENLNAKLIVCWTKTGRAAKMIRKYNPSMPIIALTDSEVTARQLALVRGVRSIVATDLDNADHFFNKALEIAASNAATTEDEAYTGFKKGDLVVLVTGVSETGTTNTFKVARIV; encoded by the coding sequence ATGAAAATTAAAATGACAAAGGTAGTATGTACTATAGGACCTAAAAGTGAAAAAAAAGAAGTTTTAAAAGAGTTAGTATTAAATGGTATGAACGTAATGAGACTTAATTTCTCACATGGAGATTTTGAAGAACATGGAGCAAGAATTAAAACAATAAGAGAAATATCTCAAGAAACTGGGAAATTTGTAGCTATTTTATTAGATACTAAAGGACCAGAAATAAGAACAGGATCACATGCACAAGGTGACGTTAAATATGATTTAGTTGAAGGACAAGATTTTGTTATTACAACTGATTATTCATTCCTTGGAACTCCTGAAAAAATATCAGTTTCATACCCTAATATGACTAAAGATTTAAAACCTGGGGATACAATATTATTAGATGATGGATTAATAGGATTAGAAGTTAAAGAAATTAAAGGAAATGAAATTTTCTGTAAAGTTAAAAACTCTGGTCAATTAGGACAAAAGAAAGGTGTTAACTTACCAGGAGTATCAGTTTCATTACCAGCTTTAGCTGAAAAAGATAAGAACGATTTAAAATTCGGATGTGAAGTTGGAGTTGACTATATAGCTGCTTCATTTATAAGAAAAGCATCTGATGTTGCTGAAGTAAGAAGAGTATTAGATGAAAATGGTGGAGAACACATTAAAATAATTTCTAAGATAGAAAATCAAGAAGGAATAGATAACTTTGATGAAATATTAGAATTATCAGATGGTATAATGGTAGCAAGAGGAGACTTAGGGGTAGAAATTCCAGTTGAAGAAGTTCCATTTGCTCAAAAAATGATGATAAGAAAATGTAATGCAGTTGGTAAACCAGTAATTACTGCTACACAAATGTTAGATTCAATGCAAAAAAATCCAAGACCTACAAGAGCAGAAGCAGGAGATGTTGCTAATGCAATCTTAGATGGTACTGATGCTGTTATGTTATCAGGAGAATCTGCAAATGGTAAATATCCTGTAGAAGCAGTAAGAACTATGGCTACAATTTCAGCTAAAACAGATGAATATGGAGTACCAAAAATTTATTATACACATGATGTAACTATTACAGAAGCAATTTCAAAAGGATCAGTAGAAGCTGCTGAAAACTTAAACGCTAAATTAATAGTTTGTTGGACAAAAACAGGACGTGCAGCTAAAATGATTAGAAAATACAACCCATCAATGCCAATTATAGCATTAACTGATAGTGAAGTTACTGCAAGACAATTAGCATTAGTAAGAGGTGTAAGATCAATAGTTGCTACAGATCTTGATAATGCTGATCATTTCTTTAATAAAGCATTAGAAATTGCTGCTTCAAATGCTGCAACAACTGAAGATGAAGCATACACAGGATTCAAAAAAGGTGATTTAGTAGTACTTGTTACAGGAGTTTCTGAAACAGGAACAACTAACACTTTCAAAGTTGCAAGAATAGTTTAA
- the pfkA gene encoding 6-phosphofructokinase, translating to MKKIAILTSGGDSQGMNAAIRVVAKTAMSKGMEVYGIRRGYKGILDKDIFKMNSLDVAGLAGKGGTMLLSARLPEFKDPEVRTKAANILKEFGIEGLVVIGGDGSFHGAHYLYEEHGIKTVGIPGTIDNDIAGTDYTIGYDTALNIVLESFNQIRDTAKSHDRTFIIEVMGRNCGDIALNAGIACGANGILIPEVESTVDDIIKIIKKRRAENKFYDVIIMSEGWKGKETIAQDLKERMPELEPKVVVLGHIQRGGSPTAADRLLATKLGVKAVELLEEGQSGLMVGVQSSNIVTHKLSYAWENYHKKSQEDYDVAMMLSV from the coding sequence ATGAAAAAAATAGCGATCCTAACTAGTGGTGGAGATTCACAAGGGATGAATGCTGCCATAAGAGTTGTTGCTAAAACTGCCATGTCTAAGGGTATGGAAGTTTATGGAATTAGAAGAGGATATAAAGGGATTTTAGATAAAGATATATTTAAAATGAATTCTCTTGATGTAGCTGGTCTTGCAGGAAAAGGTGGAACTATGTTACTATCAGCGAGATTACCTGAATTTAAAGATCCTGAAGTTAGAACAAAAGCAGCAAATATATTAAAAGAATTTGGAATAGAAGGTTTAGTTGTTATAGGTGGAGACGGTTCATTCCATGGAGCTCATTACTTATATGAAGAACATGGTATTAAGACAGTTGGTATACCAGGAACTATAGATAACGATATAGCTGGAACTGATTATACTATAGGTTATGATACAGCACTTAATATAGTACTTGAATCATTTAATCAAATTAGAGATACAGCTAAATCACATGATAGAACATTCATAATTGAAGTTATGGGAAGAAACTGTGGAGATATAGCTTTAAATGCAGGTATAGCATGTGGAGCAAATGGTATTTTAATACCAGAAGTAGAATCAACAGTTGATGATATAATTAAGATAATTAAAAAAAGAAGAGCAGAAAATAAATTCTATGATGTAATAATAATGTCTGAAGGATGGAAAGGTAAAGAAACTATTGCTCAAGACCTTAAAGAAAGAATGCCTGAATTAGAACCAAAAGTTGTTGTTTTAGGACATATTCAAAGAGGTGGAAGTCCAACGGCTGCAGACAGATTATTAGCTACAAAACTTGGAGTTAAAGCAGTAGAATTATTAGAAGAAGGACAATCAGGATTAATGGTTGGAGTTCAAAGTTCAAATATAGTTACTCATAAATTATCATATGCGTGGGAAAATTACCATAAAAAATCTCAAGAAGATTATGATGTAGCTATGATGTTATCAGTTTAA
- a CDS encoding phage tail tube protein, producing the protein MKNNLSYFYIAVENDYTSAVVGKQQTILIGCNFNTMILAKIDADSESLDEEFEFTF; encoded by the coding sequence ATAAAAAATAACTTATCCTATTTTTATATAGCAGTAGAAAATGACTATACTTCAGCAGTAGTAGGAAAGCAACAAACAATATTAATTGGTTGTAACTTTAATACTATGATATTAGCTAAAATAGACGCTGATAGTGAGTCATTAGATGAAGAATTTGAATTCACATTTTAA